A region of the Aphelocoma coerulescens isolate FSJ_1873_10779 chromosome 1, UR_Acoe_1.0, whole genome shotgun sequence genome:
TAATTTACCAGTGCAAATAGAAGGCTGTGTTCTAATTGTGGAAAATTCAGAAGAAATGTTGTTCACTCAGTTTCCTGATCTTCCTTTGTCTTATACCTTGAGGAATCACAAAATTACTGTTGCACAATTGTCATGGTTAATAAGATTAATGATTCACTTGGCCAAGACCCATTCATCATTAAATCCACTGGGGGatctttaggagaaaaaaagtccTACTTGGGTTATAATTAATGTGCATGGGCCTGAATGGGACCCCAGCCCACTGAGAGAACATTTTACAGTTATGCAAATCATTTTGGCACATGCTTTAATCTCATTCTGTTCTACACAATCTGTTGAATCAAGTCTTAGCTAACTCTGTCCAAGCCTGGTGTGTGTCTCATCTCAGCGACACATCAGATGGGGACTGGCATGTGGACATATTCCCTCTGTTCAATGACGTCAGAAGGTCTTGGCTAGAGCTGTCAACTGAATCCAAACCACAGTAGCATCCTGTAGCTCTGGACACTGTTTGAGGATTTGTTATGATTTATTTTCATAAGAGGCCTTTTGATTTCACTGAACCAAGTATTGGCCCTCCTTCACTGGGGTTTTGGTCCCAAGCCTGTCGTGCTGCACCACTGCACAGGCCAACAAGCAAACACGATAAAGAAACACTGTTTGTTATCCTTCAGAACATTATGGCTTCTTGACTACAAACACCAAAGCACAGACTTGCTCTGAATCTGTTTGTACTGTGCCACTGCTGCCTTCTAGGCCATCTCTGAGCCAGAAGGAGATTCATAAATGTGGCATTACTCACTAAATGACCAGCAAGAGAATTTGCTCACTCTGAGCAGCCCTCAGACCAAGTGTTCATCACCTGCACACCAGCTGCCAGAAGGGACAGAGGAAACCAGTCTGATCTCTGTACAAGGTCCAGTTCTCACTGGATTCAGAAGAAACAATTCACACAAGAAGCTTGGGTAAAAAACATGTACATGAAAGTGCAGAATGCATTAAAATCTCTCTCAGAGCCTTAATATCCAAGGCAAAGAGTACAACCCTTCTCACATTCAAATGGACAAAGTGACACGAGCCTGGACACCACTGAAGCCAGGAGTACTTGTGGCACCCCCAGCAGTTAAAGTCTTTCAGAGTCTGCGTTTCCCCATGCTGGATCTCAGCATTAACACCCCTTCCACTGCAGCTCCCGGATTGTCAATCATCTTCTGCCAGAGGTGCTGCTCTTCCCCTTGAGAGTCCATCCAGTCAACCTCCTTGCCATTGCTTACACCTGACAATTGTAAAAACATGAGACATTTTGCCATTTTAGGAAGCAGTTGGGTAACATCACTGCTCGTTTACTACAACAGTGTACAAGAGAAATGACAAGCACTTTACACTTCACCTGTACAGGGAGTTACACTGAAAACAGGCAGCTCCTAGAGAGCACCAGTTTGTCATTGAACTCCTTCAGGTGCGTGGGCAGAGGCTCATAGACCTCCACACGCTGCACCACAAGCAACTTTTTCCCAACACAGAAGGAATGGATTCACACCTCTTCCAGGTCACACCATCATCAGCAGAAAGGCTGCTGCTGGACAGAAGTAGTTGACTCCTTTTCACTGGGATGCTAAGGAATACTTCCCAAGGTATTCACAGTTGTTTTAGACCATGCTGAAGTACAATTGGGCACACAGTTTTTGTGTCTCACTCAGTGGAGGAAAGAACTAAATAATCTACAGATTATCTACATGTtgccttttctccattttcagaTTCCACAACTTCCCATACATTTTCAAAGCACTCAGCAACACTTCTGTCCTTCATACACGTGAATCACGTGGGTAAAGAAAGAGGAGAGCAGAATAAGAAAAGCAACGTGAGTCAGATGGGATCTTACCATTTCCAGTGCTCAAACGGACACCTCCCAGGAAAATATTACTGGAAAGAGACTCCTTGTCCCACACAGTCAGTTCCAGGCAGACATTCCGTATGTCCCTTGAATTCAAGCCACTGAAGGCAAAGGTGTGATTCCACTGGGGGTTCACACTCTTTTTCACTATGGGAGTTTTGTGTTTTGTagctttgctgtcatctgggagCAGGTATctaggagagaaagaaaaggaaaattaatatgGAAATGGTTTGTCACACAACAGTCACAATAAATGACAATTACGTAGGGACTCAGATGGGATCAGGACCCCATCTCCCCACTGGTATTAAGTTAAGCATGTGCCTGAATTGCTTATTTTGCATTTGTGCTCCATTTGTTCTCATTGCTACAGTGTCAGTGACCACAAGCAGGAACTGGAATTAGGTCTCCTTGCCCCAAGCCTCAACCACAAACTTTTTGTTTCAGTGAGGCTAAATATAGACAGAGTCATAAAAACTTTGGCTAGAAGGGGCCTCTCTGGAGTCATCTTGTCCAGTGTCCATCTCAAACCACAAGAAGAGATCgtccagaaaaaaatgaaaattactttttctacTTGAAATGTATGAGCTGAGTGATAGTTTTAAACACAACAGAAGATCAAGATAAATTCTAAGCTCCACCAGGGAATTAAAGACAGGATGTTTCCTGTGGTCCCCATTTAGTAACAACATTCAAGCCATTACTATGAACTCGAAGATAGCTAGAAATCAGCAGGCCTGAAAACTAGCATTGAGAGCAAAAACTGGCAAAGAGAAATGTTGTAAGATATCTATTACTTCCTAAATGTAACATTTATAATGCATAACCTACATTTATGAGAAATCCATTATACTGACACATGCAggattattttcactttttcaaaCACAGGCATTCTGTGTAATTTGGATTTTGAATGTCCAACATAAAATCCTGCCTATCTACTAAAAACATGCATATATTGTCATACTATGTAAATTTTTTGTGTACCCACATGCTTATAAGTATGTTACACAAATCTTAAATTAGATCCAGTGCAGTCAttaaaaagggggagaaaaaacccccacaaacccTTTCACAAAAGTATCAGATGTGCCTCCTGATTTCACTGCTGTTAAATTCTTTGCTTCTTTGATGAGGACTTCTAATATGCCTCCAGATGGCAGATGagaatctcctttttttccttttttgaagcCTCTCTTTCCTAAGCATAGAACAAAGTTGCAAAATTACAATCAGAAATTATATAGACACTGTAAGACTGATTTGGAAATGTAAATTGTCTTGGCTAGATTTTTAAAAGTAGTTTATTGCAATGGGACTAAAGCATTCCTTATTAAGGAAGGGGCAGAAAAGTCACTCCATATTTGATAAAGAACTTGACCAAGGACTAACTAGCTTGTCCTTGCAGGACACAACAGCATGCCCTATCTGAAGTCCTGTTCCATTCTAAGTATTTGTGGactgctgtgctgagcacaaAAAATTGCCTTCCCAGTAAATCCTGCCCTCTTTTCAGAGTCCACTTCCAGTGCTGATGTTAAGGCAGCCCTGGGCCACAAAGGAAGCTATAAAACCTCTGTCCCAAAGCTTAAAGTCCAGAAGTAAGCCAACTGTATCCTGCATGTGGGATGCACTGCTCCCCAGAGACCATGGCAGAGGGCATGGTGCTTCCTGACACGCTGCTGCAttcaaacagcagcacaaggacatgggcacttgctgctgcagcttctaAGGAGCTTTTATCAGCAGAGATTGTGCAGAGTGATTCAGGCTGAATACATCcaggaaagaaaatcaggagTGATGTTAAAAtgtactaattttaaaaaatgcagacaGTGTATCTGGACTGAGCTGATAACAATTAGCTTTTAAGAGAACAAACCTTGAGAAAATGTTACTGCTAGCAGGGGGAATATCAtctgtcttaaaaaaaagaaaggaaaagaaagaaatctaaTCTATCAAACGCAAATGCTAACAAGCAATACTGTCACTAAGATGATGATATATGTGTGTCTGGTATAGCCAAGTGCACTCAGGTGCTACCCAGTGATTGCTCTCACTTCAAAGGATTGCTGTTCCTCATGCTACTACAATGCAAAGAGATAGTAACTCTTTTCCCTTGTTCATTGCTGATGAAAATTGTGGCTCACCCTAAAGAACTCAAATAAGCTTTTACAGGACTAAACTGCAGCAGTAATACAGTAAGActgagcagaggaaaagcagtgtGAAAGAAAGGGTGAAAATGAGGAGGCAGGTTAAGGCAAATTAAGCATGAAGAACTAAGTGAAGTCCATTACTTGATCAGCTAAACACTGTATCTAACTAGCTGAACAAAGAACTCTCAGACTACAATGTGGACAATTTATTTCTCTGTGGCTGCCCTTGATCATGTTACCTaatgtctggatttttttttttaaaattaagtcagAGCCATGCATCAACCATTGACTGCAtattcctcttcctttctctctccttaAGTTCAGTGTAAGAGAAAAGGATGGAGCAAAAGAAACATACACATGGTTCAGAATTTTCACAGATAAACACAACTGTGGAAGCCAGGttggataaggccttgagcaacttggtctactgggaggtgtccttgcccatggcagggggcttgggactagatggtctttcaggtccattccaaccccttaacattctgtgattctatgaacgAGCATATTTAAGTATGATTTCAATCTTCACCAGTACCATTACTTCACCCTAAGTGAGGATTTTTAATACATCATCATCacatgattttttaaatcatCATCATTAATGTTTGTTTTACCTTGAAACTGCCCCAGAGGAAGCATTAGGTTTCTGTCTGGGGGAATATAACGTAAAACCACTGTCAGTTCTCCTTTGTATTGAAGCCCAAAATCTGTCACAACCTCCACCtgaggagaaaacaaacaaacaaacaaacaaacaaacaaacaaaacagaaatccaGTCAAGGTTAATCATTCACCTTCTCTTTTTGATTTTAATTCTGTTGAAATATATCAGTACATCAATAAGTGTTTTAAACACTTAAACACATCAAGATTCACCAGCTCACTTTCAGATAATTAGACATTCCAAACTGGAGGCAATCACATTTTAGAAAACTTTCTGAGCTAGGGAATGCAAGCTCTCAGAAAAATAAACCCATGTGGAATTAGACTCTGTTCAGTGAGCACACAGAGGAGAGAGTTATCTAGCATGAGTCAGTGAAGCaaatcaacaacaaaaaacccttcaaaCTTATTTCTGAGCATATAAACTGTAACTGATTTAAGCTGATAGCCCTTATTTAAATCCAGTCAggatttaaaatgtaattattttcttgcattttagAGGAGTCACTCCTGAGTCACTCTTTGCATAGATGTGTGGGGAATGAAGGTGAGGGAGAACAGAGTGCagctttgaaacagaaaaacttCTTAAAAACTGTTATTCCCAGTGTCCTTTTCCACACAGCTACTATTTCTGCATTTCtacatatttttttataaatgttTGAATTTTACCCAGAAGAATGCAATTGGTGCTCTTCAGACCATCTTGTTAAAATAATATTAGGCCTTCACTGGCAGGGTGCTGAACTTCCATTCACATTGCAAGAAGTTGGAAACTTAAGTTTTAAAAGCATTGGATGTAACACAGAGAGATCTAACTTCACTGATGGAGGTGGCACTACTCAGATGCTGtcagcaacctggtccagtgaaaggtgtccctgcccatggaacttGATgatttttgaggtcccttccaacccaaaccattctgtggttctatgataTGATTTCTGTACATGCTTCAGTGCTGAGGTTTTGGTACAAATGAACAAATCTTCCTGATCTCTTTAGAGGGACAAAGGACATGGATAAAGGGAGAGGATCCTCCAGCACAGCCCGACACACACCGAGGCACCACATAAGGCTTTAAAGAACTGTTTGTAGATGAAGATCTGACCTGTGAATGTATTTCTCTGAGATGCATTCAGCTTGTTTCCTGACACCCCACCAAGGTCAAAATTCTATTACCAagggaaaacaagcaaaaaaaaccccaccagaaATCCATAAGGTGTATGCAGAGAGTCAGCATTGCCTTCACCTCACCGACTCCAGGCTGAGCATTCACTGGGGCTAAGTCTGCACCCAAGGATGGCACAGAGAACAAAGCAATTTTAGTGATAGCAACACGGCCCCTTTGTGACTTTGAAGCATTTTTACAGCAACACAGGCACTGCTGTGCTGACTGAGAAAAACAGTCCTGTCTCACACCAGTGCCAGTGCCAGCTGCTACAACAAAGGACTGAAGAAAACCGGTAGTAAAGGGCTGTGGAATCATTTGCACATCTACATTTTGCCAGTCAGGCAGCTCACTTGTGGTCTAAACTAAGCAAGTTTAGGATCAAGTTTCCCATAAAGGCAtcaaaagttattttttatttaattctacTAATGGATAAGCAATGGTGTAAAGTTCTAATATCAGAAAAGATTTGTCAGCCTCTCCCCCAAACCCACATATAACATGACTCTATACTCCGTCCCCTCTTCAGCCACAGAACTATTTTCTCTACTTTTTCTGACTTAGCCACACTCCTGTTGAAAACAGATCTCTCAATGCTCATAGAAAAAACATGCCTTTAAGTCCCCAATCTTTTCACTAAAGCAGCTAAATGATTCATGATAAAACAAGCCTAGCACTGTAATAAAACCCAGAAAATGTTTGATTGCCATTCCTCCATTCCTGTCTCTATCAGGCAGTCCACATAGGAGAATAGCATGTATTTTGGGTGGGTATTAACCAGTGAGGTTTTTATGTTAATTGAAACAACAATAATTGGTTTTTTCTTCAATATTATCCTTGCTGATCAAAAAACCTTATCAGTGTTTTAAGTTTAgaaacattctttgtaacaactTAGGAGGCAGACAAGACCAATTCTGTGCTTGCTTTCTTTGACATAAaagaagtaatttaaaaatccttttaatGGGTTTGGAAATAATCAGATAACACCTTCCAGCTGGACTGACTGAAGTGCTTAGTGCctcattactttttttcctgagcagaAGAGCTTTGTGACTTTTTTGGTTATTTTCCCGTTAGGATTAAAAGAAATTACCTAGAAATTAATTACACAGCAATCAGATCCATCTCCCACCTGAtagaaaggcaaaaatcaaaCATACTCTCCTGAAACCCCAAATATAATACAATTTCCTTAAATGTAGTGAACATAGAAAAACCAAGTCATCTAGTTAATCTTGACAGTGTTTGCTGCACACCTCATATTTTTTTGCAACTAGAAAAATGCACTTTCTTAAGTGGCAATCTAAACCCCTGAAATTCCTGGGGATtatggctgctgcaggagcaaacAAGGCAGAAGCCTTTAATCCTCTAGTTTACAACAGCTCTTTGAATCTCTTCCAAAAATAAACACCTTTGCCAAAGCAGGGGTGCCCTGGGCACAGAAGTCACCCTATCCTTCACTAGATACAGGGCACACCCTGTACAGACCAATTTCACAGGCCAATTAATTTGCTGTTTTAGAAGCCCTATCTTGTGCCTTTCTAGTTGAGGTGAATGAGAGATTGAGAAGTCATTTGTCACGTCTGAAAGGTGCAAACCactttgaactgaaaaaaaaaaagcttgtttCTTTAATAACCCGTTAAGGATTGGGTAGGGGGAATGGTAGGAAAGTTCTTTGGTTTATGTGCTATTTAAAAGAATTAATGTATATTTACTAGGTAATTTTTCTATTGGAGTTTATTATGGGATGAACTTAtggtttatttaaaaacattttttttgctACTGTTTTTAAGTAGCCAATCACGTGTGAAATTTTCATGAAGAATTCAAAACCAGTAAGCTTTTACTGAATTAAGAACaagtaattattattttttgcttGTCATATTAGACACTTATAAAGTCCTGCTTTATAAATAagttccaaaggaaaaaaataactaaGTCTTGCTGAATTTGTTTCACAGCCCTTTCAGCAGTCCTGGAAACCCTTACCTTGGGCTGGAGCACAAACCACtgatagccctgattttcaaaGTTCCAGGAATCAAATGGAATTTCCACTTCCCCAAGGAAGCTGTTGCGTCCAAATCTGTCGTAGTGCCAGACAGAAAGCTGAAGGGTCCTGGTTTCCAGCTGTGAGTGACTGATGACATACTACCaacagaaagggagaaaaagaaactctcAGAATAagcagaaataatattttccacTGAGCCTTTTACATCTCTAGCTCAGTTTCACCAAGCCTGCTGCAGCTAACAAATGGAGCATGAAAGAGAGATTTGTTTTCCTTGCAAAAAAGATTGATCTAGCCAGAAAGCTCATAATGTTAATGTGAAATCTTCCTGTGCTGTATGCATCCAGTAATAATTTATGTTACTACCAGgattgtggcttttttttggtATTATTTACTGGGTATTTTTGGCTATAAAGTAAATGATGATgcttaaaaatatgattctgtTAATTCCCTACAAGTTTATGTAAAAGAAGCAGATCAACATCTAGGTTGATGAAAAGAAGAAACCAGAAGAAACTGGTTCTTTCATCCCTAAAGGGAGTCTGCTGAACGTTGCTTTCCAGAAAGCATCCTCTCATTTCCAATGTTGTCTTTGTAGCCTACGAAAATTTGTTCTTTAAACACGTACAACAGCATCTGTAAGGCATGCACTGAGTGAATCAGAAACCATTGTTGGGTTTGAAAGCTATAGAAAAACTCATCTACAGCTATTAATATAtcaaagctattaaaaaaaactaGCATTGTAGTCTAGCAAATACACATAAAATTATAAACATCTGGAATTCTGGCTCTGCACACTCTACATTTAGCAAAAAGCCCATTATTTCCCTGACATTCACCCTTCTAGTGGTAGCTGAAGAGACCCAGATGTCTTATTTTTGCATCAGTAACAATATCTGTACATGGACAAATACTCTCCAAAAGCTGAAACAGTCAAGTCAGTTTGGTAATTATGTACAGATATATCTACAATGCTTAATCCTAGATGCCAACTGCTCCACTGTGAGAAACCTCATATTCTGCAACAATGGGGTAAAAGTCAAAGAGGGAAGATACAAGacagatttaattatttttctttttaaacaggaTTTTCAGTTGTGGTGAACAACTCTTCCTTACCTACCCACATTTCACATAAGCCTCTTTTGTTACAATTTGTGTTTTTGAGAAACTTCTAGGTCCTATCCTCACCCAGTAAACATGTTTAGTGCTATATTACTTGATAAATAAAGTCTAAcaccttatttttttccagttccagGAAAGACTTAATTTTACTCTATACCATTTAAAAATGAGGCTATAAAAAGACTCTCCCTTGGCAAGCAGTCTGGCCAGACCGAGTGTGTGCGCCTGCAAAATGGTTTTGTAGCCAGGCTAAGCCAAATAAACTGGCCAGGGAACATCTATTTGCCTCCATTATAGGAAACTTATTTAAAACCtagctgaaatttaaaaaaaaccaaaaacaaccaaacaaaaaaatcaggattaaCTAAAGAGTTTCTGGCCTCTTGGCAGCCTGCTGGATAACTCCCTTCAGTTGGTAGGAAAGGGAGTCACCAGGAGCCTTGAGGTCAAGATGCCAGAGAGGCAGTGAAGGGGCAGCAACTCCACCATTCCCACTTGCaccacagagccagggaggTGAATAAGCAGCTTGTGAAGAGCTCAAAAGAGTTCAGTCTCTCTACTGGGGGTGGGTAAAGGGCAAGGGGGTGGATAAAGGGCACTGTGTCCTCAAGCACATCAAGTCCATtgcaacagaaaatgaaattaaccACAGCTTTTCAAGGAGACAAAGAGTGAAGCAGTTGTTGGCATTTTATCAAAGTTATTGCTGCTTTAGAAATAAGTTAAACCTTCCAGAAGAATTCAGATCTTACTGCAAAATATTACTTTCTCCTCAAAATTAGTTTGACAGGAGGTTTTAATCTAGCTTTACTTCAGCATCAGGCATATAAAATCTTTAAGGTGCTTTTAACAACTCTAAGCTCAGGCTAGATGGGAACATCAACAGTTTTAAAAGAGCTCTATGGCAACTAATAGAATTTTTAACTGTAAAGGGgagaaccaaacaaaaccacttcCTTAATACTGAAAGCCAGAAATTGCAACTCATAGGTTTAATAGATGCTTTTGCTTAAACACCTTCCCTTTTGAGGCATCTCTTCCAAGTTCTACTCCCTGTACTGGAACACACATAGAAAATACCTGTGAGCACAAGTGAAACATTCATCACAACCTGAGAGAGAGACTGTTCTCACCTTCAGTGTCTCATTAAACTCCGGGTTGGTGCTGTTACTTTTAATTTTGGTCTTGCGCTTACTTTGGCGGGACTTATCAGGCAGAAGGTAGGCCTTGACatatctgcagagcaaagagaaaattattaGCAAGGAATAGACAATGACCAATTTGAGCAAAGACCTGACATTGCTGCATCAGCAACACAtacaaggaaattaatttttgcagtatgAAGAGTGTAAACATGTAACAGAGAATATACAAAACATGGAGAGGTATGGCCTTTACCTACAAACATAGTGGTGTTAGTCAGATAAGATCAGAGTAACAAAAGGCAGAGCTTTTTAAGTGTACTAAGTATATATAAGTAAATTAATTTACTTATCCTCAGAAACGCAACAAGCTTTCCTAACAATTTCCCTTTTGCTATATATGATTACCGACTGGTTACATATGATAAAATATACACTAAAAATACAAGAGAATGAAAAACTGCATAATTTATGTACCATAGATTAATCACGATTAGAGACACTAATTGGTACTTTCTGATGAGGGAGTTTACATGTTATACTGAAAACTATGATGAGAAACTCAGAAAACATGGTACTTGCAAAGTGAGTCTATGGATACTTGGAAGCAAAGTCATCTCCATCAATCCCTGCCTCCAAGATATCACTCCTCTCATATACTTCAGTTTTGATTAtagaagtaaaaaaacccatgatGCTGCCTGcctattccttcttttttttttttttcccttttactaTCAAACAGGTTGGTAATTTAAATAATCTTATTGTTTCCCCAGAACAGGCACATGTTGCCCGAAGAAGCACACAGAAAATGCTCTTCCCACAGGGAACACAAACCCAACCATCACCAAAATGCTGCTTGTAGCAACTGATCCTGTGAATTCCCAGGCTCATATCCCAACCCCTGGTTGCAGTCAGGGTGGGatgtggggaggggacacccctagcagagctgcaggaaattCTTCTCTGTGCTTACGGATCGGTCCTTTGCTTCCTCTCATCTGCAATGGCCAGGTTTCTGCAGCTCTTCACCAGGATGTTGAGGGCACCTGTTTTGTAGATGTAGTTGATACTGAGGAGGATTTCACCACTGACCTTCACGTTGCCATAGTCACCAGTTTCACTATATACACTCATCATGCTGTTAATGCTTGTCTggagaagaacagaaaaagtgCTCAGAGGCTGAAACACATTACTCTTTtccaaaatctgcttttttttttcataacgCTACAGCCTTGCAATATTGTCCCACTTGTTAGGCCTTCCTATGGAAACAGATATATCATAGAATAGAATTGCCATGATTTGTTATAAAGAGAATAAGAACTGTAGTTAATAGTAGTTCAAATGTCTAGACATGATTTTTCCATGCAAGACTCAAACCTATTTATAAACATGAGTAAATCTAAATTACCTTTTAATTAATGTATGAACTGAGGAGCAGACAGGCTACATAAATTGTAAGCTCATGTAAGttccaagcaggaaaaaaacccaaaaaacaatcCCTTCTCTGGCTCAGCTGGTCACTGAGTAGTAATTTTTACTGAGTCTCGTAAGACAACTGCCGACAGAGCCCTTAGGAAAACTTAAAAGGATGCTTCCCCTAATGGAGGTAGTATAAAACCATATTTATTTAAAGTGACACCTGTCTCTCATTAACAATTCTAAAAGAAGGAGCAAAATTCAACCCCCACCCCATTTCTGCAAATTTTGTAAAGTCCAAAAATTTTAACAATAATACAACAATTTTTTCCACTACAACATAATATATCACCCCTCAATCCCTTTTCCTTCACACTCATAAAATACACAGTACTGCTATGAGGATTCCCTCTTCCAAAAGTTTACAATTAGGAAAgaactgaatattttttaaagaaaactagaGAAATATGCTCACTGCCAGAACAAAAATCATTAAGAAATCTAGTGCATATTTCCTTCTGAGTCCTTGAACAAGGTTGCTCAAAAACATATATCACCATCTGAATTCTGACACACAGGAACCTTGCAAGACACACAGGTACACCTGTcaacaaaaagagagaaaggagagagaaacctTGAAAGTAAACTAAAGCAGAGGATTCAGGAGAACTCACAGTATCACCATCTGTTTCGGGCACATTTAAATACGTCCATTTTCTGTCAGAGCCTTCTGGGGAGTTCTTTAAGTAAGGCAGTGCAAAAGATCAAGAGAAAAGAGTATTAGATTGCTGCAATAAGAAAGAATAAGTGCAGTGAGAAATCTTTATCTATATAGAAAGGTAAAGGAAGTTTGTATTGCAAAGCCATAGTGAGaaagaaagtaagaaaaagGTATCACCAAATCAGAGAAATGCTGTGTTTTCCATACACTTCAAATATTGAAGGATGAGTGGTTCAAGGTAATTAAACAGAAATGAGATAACCTCTgtatcaaaaaaaaaacaagttatATTTTAGAACAGCAGCTCAGCAGGTTTGGATTAATATTGGAATACATTTGGATTTGTTCTCATTTACATGTGCATGTCCTTCTCAATCCTCCCTGAAGCCAGTCAAAAGCTAAATATTCCTCTATTTGCAGCATCAGTGCCTTTGTAAGAAATGGCAGTTTCTCTGTCGAGTTAACAAGAATAGATGACAATTACACTAAAATGTTGAAATATGCCactctctgggaaaaaaaatgcagtagtTGATTTTTGGGGACacattttccctcctctgcttgCTAGAGCAGGATCTCACCAACTCCTGTCTTGATCCATCTCCTTCCTTGCCAGCTGCAGGGAAGAGCACAGCCCAGGGAAAGGACCACACAGAAAGAATTGGTTTGTGGCAAAACCCAACTCTCCAAGCACCCTTCCCAAGGTGCTGCAGCACAGAAGGCTCAAGGGATAAACAGTTCTGCGTCAAAGTGGTAAACAAcaacagacagaaaaaattgttttttataTAAGCAATTATT
Encoded here:
- the SYTL5 gene encoding synaptotagmin-like protein 5 isoform X2, with translation MTKHLEIINLSFLLEHERETILGVLKRDEYLKKVEDKRIRKLKNELLEVRRKGGNSHSQQDNSRVCFRCQKSLGLIFDRGDLCQTCKLRVCSSCRVVGADGHWRCSVCAKIAELRIVTGEWFFEERAKRFKQLNLGTDVVRQSILHKFPDRASNVDEERTFKDQPQESEEKKPDVPASSTNGHKSVFSRPRKIGKVIRAVTKGEITYGKDEGERNTGSEAESPSVRGGKSALCSERGSTLSLTSSGAGAAAGHPRGALGPASRGSSSKPSLPRSPALSARSMTTDCSGDTGLENGMIIPASESVPEDLVKKHCRKASGTPSIAVSRVSLSSDRSRSEIDLSESFSEGNEDTLSIRSKSVPSALDQELNSPEGSDRKWTYLNVPETDGDTTSINSMMSVYSETGDYGNVKVSGEILLSINYIYKTGALNILVKSCRNLAIADERKQRTDPYVKAYLLPDKSRQSKRKTKIKSNSTNPEFNETLKYVISHSQLETRTLQLSVWHYDRFGRNSFLGEVEIPFDSWNFENQGYQWFVLQPKVEVVTDFGLQYKGELTVVLRYIPPDRNLMLPLGQFQGKRGFKKGKKGDSHLPSGGILEVLIKEAKNLTAVKSGGTSDTFVKGYLLPDDSKATKHKTPIVKKSVNPQWNHTFAFSGLNSRDIRNVCLELTVWDKESLSSNIFLGGVRLSTGNGVSNGKEVDWMDSQGEEQHLWQKMIDNPGAAVEGVLMLRSSMGKRRL
- the SYTL5 gene encoding synaptotagmin-like protein 5 isoform X4 produces the protein MTALRTANTMLHFKNEEKNKRELRIVTGEWFFEERAKRFKQLNLGTDVVRQSILHKFPDRASNVDEERTFKDQPQESEEKKPDVPASSTNGHKSVFSRPRKIGKVIRAVTKGEITYGKDEGERNTGSEAESPSVRGGKSALCSERGSTLSLTSSGAGAAAGHPRGALGPASRGSSSKPSLPRSPALSARSMTTDCSGDTGLENGMIIPASESVPEDLVKKHCRKASGTPSIAVSRVSLSSDRSRSEIDLSESFSEGNEDTLSIRSKSVPSALDQELGYLDETEEDIDDIVASRYPRKHEHMTSGLSTNSPEGSDRKWTYLNVPETDGDTTSINSMMSVYSETGDYGNVKVSGEILLSINYIYKTGALNILVKSCRNLAIADERKQRTDPYVKAYLLPDKSRQSKRKTKIKSNSTNPEFNETLKYVISHSQLETRTLQLSVWHYDRFGRNSFLGEVEIPFDSWNFENQGYQWFVLQPKVEVVTDFGLQYKGELTVVLRYIPPDRNLMLPLGQFQGKRGFKKGKKGDSHLPSGGILEVLIKEAKNLTAVKSGGTSDTFVKGYLLPDDSKATKHKTPIVKKSVNPQWNHTFAFSGLNSRDIRNVCLELTVWDKESLSSNIFLGGVRLSTGNGVSNGKEVDWMDSQGEEQHLWQKMIDNPGAAVEGVLMLRSSMGKRRL